The Aquicella siphonis DNA segment GAAAGTCAGCGGCTAATTCACTTGAAACTTCTGCGCTTACTGAAGAATTGCATGCGGCGTCAGAACCAGTCAAGCCAGTCTGGAAGCGTTATAAAACCAACGACCCTACCGTGGAAAAATTAAGCGAATTATTGGCAGAAAATCCACGAGGATTACTACTGCGTCGCGATGAACTGGCTGGGTTACTCGCAAGCTGGGAGCGAGATGGTAGGGATGCCGACAGGGCATTTTTCATCGAGGCATGGAATGGCGATGGTTCAATGACTATTGACCGAATAGGGCGAGGGACTATTCATGTGAAAAATCTCTGTGTGTCCATTTTTGGCAATACACAGCCGGACAAAATTACACCCTATCTGTATCAATCCATGTGTGGCAAGGACAATGACGGGTTATTCCAGCGATTTCAGTTGATGGTATATCCTGATGAGCCAAGCAATTGGAGGCTAATTGATCGGCCTGCCAATGAGTCAGCCATTCATTAAAAATACCGGCTGGAGACAAAAGACCATCCTATGCTGATTGAGCATTTATCAAAGTATCGCAGTCTATTTCCAAGCCTTGCGCTGATATTCCATCTGATTGATAAGGCAGATGGTGCGCAGCGGGCTGGCGTTTCAGCAGATAGCGCATTAATGGCTTTAGCTTGGTGTGCTTATCTGGAGCGCCATGCCAGGCGTATCTATGGCTTGGTCAACCAAAGCCTTAATCAGGCAGTGATCAAACTGGCCAGAAAGATTCAAGAGGGTGAGCTTACTACGCCTTTCACCATTCGAGATATATACCGCAAGGAATGGAAGATGCTGACGGATAAAAAGATCATCCTGGCGGCTTGCAATGAGCTTGAGTCGGCGAGATGGCTGCGACTTGAATTACCAGAGTATCAAGGTGGCAGGCCTCAATCACCTATGTATGTGATAAACCCTAAACTCCGAATCAATAGCCCAA contains these protein-coding regions:
- a CDS encoding DUF3987 domain-containing protein, with the translated sequence MLIEHLSKYRSLFPSLALIFHLIDKADGAQRAGVSADSALMALAWCAYLERHARRIYGLVNQSLNQAVIKLARKIQEGELTTPFTIRDIYRKEWKMLTDKKIILAACNELESARWLRLELPEYQGGRPQSPMYVINPKLRINSPTEENIF